tagaactcaaaatcatagtgtaataatggaaaaatggatcagttacaattgccctccaggcgagatttgccccgctgtaccttacataaaaattataattattataaatcttAATTTTCTAAACGTACGTGTTCAATGTTGATAAACAGTCTTCTTCGAACCCATTAGTTGTTACaactattatttatacctataacctatgttaatatggGAAAgactgaaactataagacatacgaagatctgTTCTTGGGAACCATGTCgtcgattttaataaaaattaaaactgcattaatatgtttgaaaaaaaaactgtagtaCCCAGCTCGGGAATCGAACCTCGTTGTTTTGAAAAGGGCAGGAGTCGGAGGACGGTTTTGAGGAAGgaaggtcttaagcagtaaatgtCTCTATGAAACATgatgtataaaatgaataaaatgcaatgttttaattttcacataattttattttattttttcaaaacaaccgggttcgattccccagctcagctttttttctccaaaatcgatgacatggttcctaagaacagatcttcgtatgtcttatagttttagactttcccatactgaccgatttgaatgagccAGCCTGTATATTAGTTccagattgttttttttttagttttgaagCTATTAATTTTACAAACGTTGTGCAGATGTTTTAGTACATCAATAACATCATACCTACATGAAAATTTATTGTGATACAATTACTTAACTGGAAAAAGTTTCTTCCAAAAAACTATCACGAAAGGCGTATCTAATgattcatacttaaatatactTCGAACCGAATACTATCAGCTGTACACAtgtctgcaactaataaattaacaCCTTAAATGAATCCGTAggtaaatttattataaaataactcTGAAATGCCATTTGAACACAATTCTTTTTATTCAAACAATACGAATTTTGATCGCATCTGACTTAAATGCTACTTATCTCAGAAACaaacctgggtacgtagccgaatggcacaaactatcacgaaacgctcacgaaacgaaacgcttgtagatatctatctctctcgctcttgcgtattggcgcgacagagccagactaccttttgcggcgtttcgttttcgtttcgcgtcgcagaaatgccattcggctacggtaccTGTTATTGCAACAGTTGTCTTACCACTCGTAAGACACAAAAATTAGGCACCATATAATTGAGGAGAGAAACTGACATTATCACGCTAGGTGTCGCCATTATAACCGACCTTTTCCCTGTCATGTCCCATATTTTTAACGGCTTGGCAAAACATACTGTACTCGATACCTACAACGGTTGCAGTGGCTACGTCCTAACCTTTCagcgtgcctcctcattatgaTATTGTCAACTCATCACAAATACTTTCTAATATCATGTACCAGTAGGTTTTTAAGATAATTGTCGTCATTAGCGAAACATTCTACAATATCGAAGTGGTCAACCTCATCCTTAATTTCCAGGTACATGTTGGAGGTCAGGCAAGAATTCAGCAAGAGCTCATAGAATTCTCTGGACTGTTTTTTGAAGACGGGGCTATCGTTTTGTCCGGCTAAGATGTAAAGTCGTACTCTCCTAAGTAGGAGATGCGTGTAGCAGTCAAACTGCGGGGAGAGGGGTACAGCCCACTCTGTGGGAAGTTGCACTGCGTCGTTGACGGAGGTGAGGACCAGTTCTCGAAGATCATAGATGCCGGAGACAAGAAAGGCGCCCTGCAGGCGGTTGGAGCCGGGTGTGTTCTCCAGGAAATCAGCGTCTGCGAGCAGCTTTGCCACTAAATGAGCGCCGGCTGAATGACCGGCGAAGTATACACCCCTGTAAAGATTAATTTTAAAGTGAAAAATGTATTACCTTGAGTGAGAGCTCATGGCGGCTTCAGGTTAGATACTCCTACATgatccttagtgcgttttcacattatccgatccgatatcggatgtaggaccgaaatcccatacatttaagccgccatcttcgatttttgcctttgaaatccttcctacatccgatatcggatcggataatgtgaaaacgcacttagtcacTAAGAGTGACTAAgagtacatataatatttatttatttagactgACTTCTTAAGTTGGGTGTGTTAGTTCAAGTCTcatctcacccaaggcagaaaTATTTCTaccttaaaatttatttttagtttcattTAGCATCGCTTGCAGATGCAGACGCTTCTGTTGAAAAatttaacacatatttttctttaaaagtaagtaggtaggcAAATATTTTAACTGTAAAGTCTCTGCTTTAGGAACTTCGGGTACCTATTATGAAAGCAGCGTTAAAAATACAACCATAAAATTGTGGAAGGTAATTTTTACGCTGCTTTGCGTACTAATTTGCATTTCTATATTTAAGACGAAGGGGGACCCGCGCGAAGTCCCCTTTTGATAAACGTAGTCCCCTATGGTAGTCCCTACTTTTCTCTCTAGATATTTTGATACAATTCGTTCTATTACCTACCTACAGCCCGTTACGTTAtgttaggtattttttaattgtattatgtttaatcaatatacatatactTAGGCATGATATTGATAGATGATAGCATaaggttttaaattaaaattaaatcaaattaaGTGTCAATATTCAAAGTATAGAGGATAATGGGAGATACGTTTACATGGGACGGGTCACGGGCCTTTCCTCTTAATGCACAAGAAATAGTTGCGAAAATAtccacattaaataaatattgatattatatgatAGTGGGATCGGTTATCACTTAAATACGAGTAGTTGAAGTGACGCAACCACGATGGATATAATCTACGACGGCGAATCATTATTTCATCATGCTTACTGTGCTGATGTGTATTTGTCGTGATTAAAATATCACGACTAGGTAACGTAACTAATAATTTTCAACGAgacaataataaaaacaatacgaGGTCCTCAATATTCGTTACAAATCAAGATATACCTACCATCTACCATATCTGTTATCTATGCACTTTACTTTGCCTAGTCCTATAGACCTTTTACCACCAGTCAGacagttaagacgatacgatacaggtcaattctccatacaaacgctctcgactatttcctccctgaacCATCCGGTCTCTTGCCATCATCGCGGCACAATCCCGGAGGCTCCAGGACACAGGGTACATTAGCAGACACCAAAGCCCTGCGGATTATCTCATTTATCGCGTGTGGTGACGCAAAAACGCCCAGCGCACCTCTGGCAACTAAGGCCATGGTGACCGTCCTCCTGAACCATGGCCCCACACACACAACTGTGCACCTCGTAAACCTTTGACCCCAATCGTAAAGCAACTACAATGCAAGCTATTTGCAATTGAATTTGTGTGTTGACGTATAATGCTTAAACatttggacagtgttatggaataagtgatcaagcgacagttagtttaaatcgagaaaatgagctagagagatttgaaatttgaatcagttgttgtaagttcatttatgaagcaaaaaagttaattttgacattgaacctataaaagtgttcataatttaaattgataaaaaaaataacaccatacctatttaagtttcgaagttattaacgtttttccgcttgattctttattgaactaatactgcgatgacgttaatttatttcgccgtagcgtactatgagacatattttgtcgtttgattctttaatgcaaattgttagaggtaaagtgaatactggaataaaataaaattccatatatttgagtaaatagtgctattgtaaataaattaacaacaatgttttccttcacaatgattaggactaatccgtctaacaatttagttttgttctgcaatcaactttttttaataaatatcataaaaatcagcatatatatggcaaaattggcattgtaactaataataattcattagtgcTAGCCAGGACACATAAGATATTacgatataacaaaacctcttggtacttagttctcattaagcgaaatatcctgcaatttcaaatatgtaacaacgaattaaacatttattattagcaaatttaaaacaacagttTCCAGCCGTTTTctctatttttaaatatttttgtttgtgaTATGATACCTAGTTGCCATCAATGGACCACCTGTGGTTCTATCATCGGACCGGTCCAATCAcggcaagtttttttttcacccGTGCGCAAATagacaatatgtatataagaaaaaaaactaGTAGTCCACAAATACGAACGATGGCACTTGAGACGGTCAATTATCGTTAACTAACAAAAGATACCGATTGCACCGACAAAAAGATTAACCGAAAAAGTGGGCctaattagataacaaaaggCAAACATTATGAGTCCTATTGAAATGCCATGgcgtatttgaaatggactataACTGGAAAGGGACtagcgtaaaaaaaaaaagcggaGAGAAAAGTTTTTTCAATTTATATacgtttacttttttaaattaatgtggGGAAAAGTGTAGCAGCAATAAATACTTCTTTTGATAAATATCTGTAATAGTTTATGGCCTATTTGACATTGTGTCAAAGTGTCATATATATGTCTAGTGTGCGAAATAAAGCTTTGGTGTTGTTCTCTAAAAATGgtgtattaattaattacccATGTGATTTAGTACAAATACAACAATTTGAAATGTGAAaagaatatatgtatatatttttattataaaagttgTATACGTACCTCGATCCCATCTTGTCAGCGTACTCAAACACGAATCTCGCAGCGTTCTGTATCTGCTGCACTATCTCCGGCAGGGTACTAGCTGGGCACAGGTCGTACCCGACCACCATGGTCTTGACGCGCGCTCGGTGCAGCGGCCCCGCCGGGTAGCGCGAGATCTCCCGGTTCAGCTCCTGCCAGTAACCTCCGTGCACATACACGAGGATTGGGGAATCTGGAATATTACAACCAAggtgaccggtctggcctagagcgtagtgaccctgcctgctacgccgcggtcccggattcgaatcccggtaagagaatttatttgtgtgatgagcaaagATCTCTCCTGAagctcctgagtcatggatgttttctttgtatatatatatataagtatttttatattatatatatcgttgtctgagtacctgcaacacaagccatcttgagcttaccgtgggactcagtcaatctgtgtaagaatgtcctataatatttatttatttgttttagatAATAATAAAGCTGTTGAGGGACGACGCCACGGACCCGAGTGTTTCCGAGGGTCAGTCAGGGTCTCCGTTTACGCCGTGTCTTTGTCGACTGGAACCCAACGGCCCTAAATTGACGTAAAAACATCTTTCATAATATTGGGGTTCACATTGAAGTACAGTCGATGCCGCTTACATGTACTTAGGCCGCGTTACCGAATATATCGTACTAATATTCAATTATAGGAATTTCCGACTTTGCTGGCGTTGGGTGTATCTGTTAActgtgcaactggcccttagtctacTTACACTTAACAAGAATATCTAAAAACACTTTCTAATTAGAGTtgtgttcagatatttatgTTCACGTAAGTGTAAATTGACTCAGCTGTGCATAAATAGGTCATTGTGACTATTATGAGATAATGAGTTTGGATAATGTAGGACGATCGATCGTGTGTGGCCTGGTCAGGTAACAGAATGAGCTATTAATATGAATTTGAACCAAATAATTAAGCGCGTAAAGTAACTTTTTTGTTCCCATTCAGTCAGTAGCAGTAGCATTGGTAACCACCGCATAATAAAAACACAGGAAAATGGatgtaatgaaaaaaatacattataaaaaaaaaaccccgaccccgacacagtggaccaattttcctgaacatgactaagaacactcccgactaactcagctttcagacaaaaaaatctaaatctaaatcggttcatccgttcgggagctatgatgccacagacagacacacagacagacacacacagacagacagacagacagacagacagacagacagacagacacatcaaacttataacaccccttcgtttttgcgtcgggggttaaaaatggatcCAAACTCCGAAAAAAGCCCAGCCTGTGCCAAGACGACAGACGTTTGCAGAAAACGAAATAAATTGCAAATAATACCACGGGGCCCATTTCTccaaactgaaagttacaagttacaagcggaagtctctttctaacttgtcatattaaagattgacaaccacttgtaaattgtaacttgtagcaaagaggatcgagtattatagagagttactattaaagtaaaatttgtaatcacagtttgaacctcagttttgagaatttagcccatattgttagcttgatatgactgtgttaaaatgtcaaatattattagcgccatcttgccgagctttccccaaaggtgtaacgccatctaggccaccgtacctttttagggttccgtaccaaaaaggtacaacaggaacccttatggtgcgactctgtccgtctgtctgtccgtctggcACATTCCTGGCTTTGAGGCTTGgcatggctttgaggtacgtttttttcatagaccatctgtctatacggagttacataatatgtatttgCTTGTAgattcgagaaatgggcccgtgctagccgaagtgacaatcgttgacgttacGTGGCGATCGACATGCAGTCtggctagggttgcaaatagaaaaaaaaaatttatttttttttcagaattttgaaaaaaaaaaacatgaaaaaaaaaccgagcacccttgtttttttttctaaatatgctTTTTTTAGATGAataaataattcgacaataacggtttttcgtgagttgtaacgtgcttcaataataataacgtacattttaattcgattaacattcagtatacaaacgtttattatgaaatccccgatgcggcgtgcaacGCGGAGAggtggtggtgttgccaacagtaaatagtgataactaccaactacagcaCGGGAaacaggccgtccctatcgcacttacaaatagtgcgatagggacggcctgctattttatcgtctatcgcgcgaccatatgCTTCCCGTgtagatttcgtaaatgttacttttataagaccagaaattaaaattatttgattaaatgtgtttaatagttaacgttaagtctaaaaaaccgtataaaagtattaactgctttgcaaattttgagatttcgtactttagaaaaaaacatgatccagaaaaaaccggccaagagcatgtcgggccacgctgtgtagggttccgtagttttccgtatttttctcaaaaactgcttaacctatcaagttcaaaacaattttcttagaaattctgtatatagttctacttttgtgatttttttcatattttttaaacatatggttcaaaagttagagggggggggacacactttttttcctttaggagcgattatttccgaaaatattaatattatcaaaaaactgttttagtaaaccctaattcctttttaaatacctatccaacaatatatcacacgttggggttggaatgaaaaaaaatatcagcccccaa
This genomic stretch from Leguminivora glycinivorella isolate SPB_JAAS2020 chromosome Z, LegGlyc_1.1, whole genome shotgun sequence harbors:
- the LOC125241247 gene encoding kynurenine formamidase → MSVIMDSSDLEREYSPSQWSTRFATSQEVLQNHVQVVTAASEEATNNIPHKLEIEYGSTLNQKLDIFGTDLPNDSPILVYVHGGYWQELNREISRYPAGPLHRARVKTMVVGYDLCPASTLPEIVQQIQNAARFVFEYADKMGSRGVYFAGHSAGAHLVAKLLADADFLENTPGSNRLQGAFLVSGIYDLRELVLTSVNDAVQLPTEWAVPLSPQFDCYTHLLLRRVRLYILAGQNDSPVFKKQSREFYELLLNSCLTSNMYLEIKDEVDHFDIVECFANDDNYLKNLLVHDIRKYL